In Aquimarina sp. TRL1, a single window of DNA contains:
- a CDS encoding RNA polymerase sigma factor produces the protein MTKKKPHSDQRYIHGLLNNDHRVVAEIYEKFAPKIRGYVRKNSGDDEAANDLIQETLLTIYHQGKEKELVLTCPFDAYFFLLCKRRWLNTLKKTTSREVTMPEDFVSVDEESIRLAEETAMYMNRKKLYDEMFEKLGDSCKELLKLSFAIKSMEEVANKLGKSYGYVRKRKSICIGRLTKMIQESPMYKKIKEGL, from the coding sequence ATGACAAAAAAGAAACCTCATTCGGATCAACGATATATACATGGATTATTGAATAATGATCATCGTGTAGTAGCAGAGATTTATGAAAAATTTGCTCCCAAAATACGGGGATATGTCCGTAAAAATAGTGGAGATGATGAGGCGGCAAATGATTTAATACAGGAAACCTTATTAACCATATATCACCAAGGGAAAGAAAAAGAACTCGTGTTGACATGCCCGTTTGATGCGTATTTCTTTTTATTGTGTAAGAGACGATGGCTTAATACATTGAAAAAAACAACCTCCAGAGAGGTAACAATGCCGGAGGATTTTGTATCTGTAGATGAAGAGAGCATACGATTAGCAGAGGAGACAGCTATGTATATGAATAGAAAGAAGTTGTATGATGAGATGTTCGAAAAATTAGGAGATAGCTGTAAAGAACTATTAAAACTCAGTTTTGCAATTAAGTCGATGGAAGAAGTAGCAAATAAATTAGGAAAATCTTATGGGTATGTCAGAAAACGAAAATCAATTTGTATAGGAAGACTAACAAAGATGATTCAGGAATCTCCAATGTATAAAAAGATAAAAGAAGGATTATGA
- a CDS encoding SusC/RagA family TonB-linked outer membrane protein produces MKSSLTIFSVLFYFFTSIVSSQDSGIKGMVTDGQIPLPGATITLQGKQEGVVTDFDGNFEITGLKSGQYQLVISYIGFEEKMITVVLKTNEIKELQEIKLVPSEEALDEVVVTALGIKKEKKRIGYAVQEVEGDQIATAKEANLTNALAGRVAGVQITGGGSGVGSTSLITIRGEGSLIPGNNSPLFVVDGIPVTNRTVSNRAEGNLETDYGNGAQDINSDDIQSISVLKGPSATALYGSRGLNGVVLITTKSGQNSKGLGVSFSQNITFESPIRIPKYQNEYGQGANGEFSFLDGFGGGVNDNIDESWGPVLNGQLIAQHNSPTTSGFRAGDFAARPKNPDGSFADEVIPTPWRKNRNNIKDFFRTGVTRTTNVSLTGGNEKGTMRVSVTDLDSEGILPNTDYRRRTYAFNGGYNLSKWLKISSSINYINSGSDNRPNNSYGTENIMYLWAWFGRQIDMNSLRNYWQPGFEGIQQFNYNYNWHDNPYFTLYENTNGFDKHRIFGNVRADIQITPELSLMLRSGIDYFDELRTSRRAYSTQRFAKGQYREDDIYFKEQNTDFLLRYSKALTENVGLELSAGGNIREEENRYKRISANSLSIPGIYNFENAAEPLAKTQFNDRRKVSSLYTFANFSYKDFLFLDLTGRNDWSSTLPEGNNSYFYPSVGVSAIVSDMMALPELFSFVKLRGGWAIVGNDTDPYALRNTFSFNEPFGNHQRVSASTVLKNENLKPEEAASIEVGTDIRFFQNRLGIDLTYYKATVKNQILTLPVSNTSGFNSRIINAGEIENSGLEIVLNAKPVKIKGGLTWDTTVNFTTARSEVKSLIDGLDTYEISSNYVNVLAKVGGRMGDIYGTGLVTVDDPNSPYHGQVVHNEDGFSLRDPELKKLGNYNPDFTVGWQNNFSYKGFNVGFLFDWRQGGVVNSRTVLIGGTSGMMDFTAVGRETGIISEGVIQNTDGSYRPNDVVLSGRDFYWWKYNRGNEAVGMFDASFLKLREVRLGYTFPKKILKRTFVRSLSLSLVGRNLALWTENPHFDPETISFNGGTIVPGVEDMALPSSRSYGLHLNVTF; encoded by the coding sequence ATGAAAAGTTCACTAACAATCTTTTCCGTCTTATTTTACTTTTTTACCTCGATAGTCAGCAGTCAGGATTCAGGTATTAAAGGAATGGTTACAGACGGTCAAATTCCATTACCCGGAGCCACTATTACTCTTCAGGGAAAACAAGAAGGTGTCGTCACTGACTTTGATGGGAATTTTGAAATAACAGGATTAAAATCAGGTCAATATCAACTGGTTATTAGTTATATCGGTTTTGAAGAAAAAATGATTACAGTAGTTTTAAAAACGAATGAAATCAAAGAGCTGCAAGAGATCAAATTAGTTCCTTCTGAAGAAGCATTAGACGAAGTGGTTGTTACTGCTTTGGGAATTAAAAAAGAAAAAAAACGGATAGGGTATGCTGTACAGGAAGTAGAGGGGGATCAAATAGCAACCGCCAAAGAAGCAAACCTTACCAATGCATTAGCAGGTCGTGTTGCCGGAGTGCAAATTACAGGTGGAGGATCAGGAGTAGGGAGTACCTCTTTAATTACAATACGAGGAGAAGGGTCTCTAATCCCGGGAAATAATTCTCCTTTGTTTGTTGTAGATGGAATTCCTGTTACGAATAGAACAGTAAGTAATAGAGCAGAAGGGAATCTAGAAACAGATTACGGGAATGGAGCTCAGGATATTAACTCAGATGATATTCAATCAATATCAGTACTAAAAGGACCCAGTGCTACCGCATTATATGGATCGAGAGGGTTAAATGGAGTGGTACTAATTACAACTAAGTCAGGTCAGAACAGTAAAGGACTGGGAGTTAGTTTTAGTCAGAATATCACTTTTGAATCTCCTATCAGAATTCCTAAATATCAAAATGAATATGGTCAGGGAGCCAATGGGGAGTTTTCCTTTTTAGATGGTTTTGGAGGAGGAGTGAATGATAATATTGATGAGAGTTGGGGACCAGTATTAAATGGACAGTTAATTGCACAGCACAATAGCCCTACGACAAGTGGGTTTAGAGCTGGAGATTTTGCAGCCAGACCCAAAAATCCAGATGGGAGTTTTGCAGATGAGGTTATTCCAACTCCCTGGCGAAAAAACAGGAATAATATTAAGGACTTTTTTAGAACAGGAGTCACCAGAACTACGAATGTTTCTTTGACAGGAGGAAACGAAAAAGGAACAATGAGAGTATCTGTTACTGATTTGGATAGTGAAGGAATTTTACCCAATACAGATTATAGAAGGAGAACATATGCTTTTAATGGAGGATATAACTTATCGAAATGGTTAAAAATATCATCCTCCATAAACTACATTAATAGTGGTAGTGATAATCGTCCAAACAATTCATATGGAACCGAGAATATTATGTACCTATGGGCGTGGTTTGGTCGTCAGATAGATATGAATTCACTCAGAAATTACTGGCAACCGGGATTTGAAGGCATACAGCAGTTTAATTATAACTATAACTGGCATGATAATCCATATTTTACCTTATATGAAAATACCAATGGATTTGATAAACATCGCATATTTGGTAATGTCAGAGCAGATATACAGATAACACCAGAACTATCTTTAATGCTGCGTTCGGGAATAGATTATTTTGATGAACTGAGAACAAGCCGAAGAGCCTACAGTACGCAACGATTCGCAAAAGGACAATACAGAGAAGATGATATTTACTTTAAAGAACAAAACACGGACTTTCTTCTTAGGTATTCTAAAGCATTAACAGAAAATGTAGGATTGGAGCTATCAGCAGGAGGGAATATCAGAGAAGAAGAGAATCGTTATAAACGAATTAGTGCCAATTCATTATCAATTCCCGGGATTTATAATTTCGAAAATGCTGCAGAACCATTGGCTAAAACACAATTTAATGATCGTAGAAAGGTGAGCTCTCTCTATACGTTTGCCAATTTTTCATACAAAGATTTTTTGTTTTTAGACCTTACCGGAAGAAATGATTGGTCGAGTACACTTCCTGAGGGTAATAACTCTTATTTCTACCCCTCAGTAGGCGTCAGTGCGATTGTATCTGATATGATGGCATTACCTGAATTGTTTTCATTTGTAAAACTGAGAGGAGGATGGGCAATAGTAGGGAACGATACAGATCCGTATGCCCTGAGAAATACATTTTCGTTTAATGAACCTTTTGGGAACCATCAGCGGGTAAGTGCATCTACTGTTTTAAAAAATGAAAACCTAAAACCAGAAGAGGCAGCATCTATAGAAGTAGGAACTGATATCCGTTTTTTTCAAAATAGATTGGGAATAGATCTTACCTATTATAAAGCTACAGTCAAAAACCAGATATTAACACTTCCGGTTTCTAATACATCAGGATTTAATTCCAGAATTATTAATGCTGGGGAAATAGAAAACTCAGGATTAGAAATTGTATTGAATGCAAAACCAGTAAAGATAAAGGGTGGATTAACATGGGATACCACCGTAAATTTTACCACAGCCAGAAGCGAAGTAAAATCATTAATCGATGGATTAGATACCTATGAAATCTCATCTAATTATGTGAATGTATTAGCCAAAGTCGGAGGAAGAATGGGAGATATTTATGGAACGGGGCTGGTGACAGTAGATGACCCGAATAGTCCATATCACGGACAGGTGGTGCATAACGAAGATGGTTTCTCGCTGAGGGATCCGGAATTAAAAAAATTAGGGAATTATAATCCAGATTTCACTGTAGGGTGGCAAAATAACTTTAGTTATAAAGGATTTAATGTTGGTTTTCTATTTGATTGGAGACAGGGAGGGGTTGTAAATTCCCGTACAGTACTGATCGGAGGAACTTCTGGAATGATGGATTTTACGGCAGTAGGAAGAGAAACAGGAATTATATCAGAAGGAGTAATTCAAAATACAGATGGAAGTTACAGACCCAATGATGTGGTTCTTTCCGGAAGAGATTTTTATTGGTGGAAATATAATAGGGGAAATGAAGCAGTAGGAATGTTTGATGCTTCTTTCTTAAAACTTAGAGAAGTACGATTAGGGTATACATTTCCTAAAAAAATATTGAAGCGAACATTTGTCAGAAGTCTTTCCTTATCTCTGGTAGGAAGAAATTTAGCCTTGTGGACAGAGAATCCTCATTTTGATCCGGAAACAATTTCTTTTAATGGAGGAACCATTGTTCCGGGAGTAGAGGATATGGCACTTCCTAGTTCCAGAAGTTATGGTTTACATCTTAATGTCACGTTTTAA
- a CDS encoding CHAT domain-containing protein — protein MLFGNSKQTAYLVVRSCCFFFMFSPIFSQSSPADTLLKELIFLKQTPSIERLHTVSKNIQPITALITTEKDYYMWLEIQNNLGYYYQQFGYIAKAITHYEIAWNTYRSHAVSKYDIIEYCLQPLGNLYIKIGDLQKAERIITYYIYQSEKEKNTEKVITGITNLSVAYNNSGTYEKAIQLLKKGLLFDSKNINLQINMATNYLHQGNWKLATRYAQSVISIAPEETQAYTILAAIAIEQKAYDAAEKHLKHARNLLAQKSNTTGRTLIQWELHYTELLVAKSLYKKALSHISYCYTHLFPGIAIENGLPSKKINNADPILLAVLDIQAHIYQSMGAIEKANETYEVAFALQEKLTLFYPLQETKLIQHYQHRKRVEKYLQQLYHLYQNTSQQSYLEKAFIMADKSKSPFLTASLFSKKFMNTYQHDTLVVQKQKLQEEIALFSTQIIKEKLKGPTSDIFQIQQWNLHLEQLSSTYRNITQTLTNTYKQLLPHSTPLSISDLQEHLANQETTLISYFFGEEDVFQFQVTQDHISMHRLGSATQIKEKAISFIRFFHHANTITDDISSYTHTAHDTYTMLHLPLNTNKIVLITDGLLNFIPFEALLTTDTKSIQFQEMPFLIKKSHIHHEISAVKYVHATRIQKAKDKTVLGVFPIFEGTASALPYSKKELNSIKQYFSGQFLTRQHATYKNFKANSLEHDILHLSTHASSGTLEVPASIRFSDENVLVNQLYGLSLQAEIAILSACETGIGKISKGEGPISIARGFQYAGVENIIFSLWKVHDKTASLFMEKFYNKLYNQSPVYTEALHFAKIDYLQDPVILNAQKSPYYWGAFVFYGTPVTIEASGFTPLLAGAVILILLIIIGIVYYTFFHTAPLKNS, from the coding sequence ATGCTATTTGGAAATTCTAAACAAACAGCATATTTAGTAGTACGTAGTTGTTGTTTCTTTTTTATGTTCTCTCCTATTTTCTCACAATCTTCTCCTGCTGATACATTACTAAAAGAGCTTATTTTTCTCAAACAGACCCCTTCCATAGAACGATTGCATACCGTATCCAAAAACATCCAGCCAATAACTGCTTTAATCACTACAGAAAAAGATTATTATATGTGGTTAGAGATACAAAATAACCTGGGATACTATTATCAGCAATTCGGATATATAGCCAAAGCAATCACTCATTATGAAATTGCGTGGAACACTTACCGTTCTCATGCCGTTTCTAAATATGACATTATCGAATACTGTCTTCAGCCATTGGGAAACCTGTATATTAAAATCGGAGATTTGCAAAAAGCTGAACGCATTATTACCTATTACATCTATCAATCCGAAAAGGAAAAAAACACAGAGAAAGTGATCACAGGTATTACGAATCTCTCTGTAGCTTATAATAATTCCGGGACCTATGAAAAAGCTATACAATTATTAAAAAAAGGACTCTTATTCGATTCGAAAAATATCAATCTGCAAATCAATATGGCAACCAACTACCTACATCAGGGAAACTGGAAACTTGCTACCCGATATGCACAATCAGTCATATCAATCGCCCCGGAAGAAACACAAGCATATACAATTCTTGCTGCTATCGCAATAGAACAAAAGGCCTATGACGCTGCCGAAAAACACCTAAAACACGCAAGAAACCTTCTCGCACAAAAAAGCAATACTACAGGAAGAACACTAATACAATGGGAACTACATTATACAGAACTGTTAGTTGCTAAATCTTTATACAAAAAAGCACTATCCCATATATCCTACTGTTATACACATCTCTTCCCCGGAATAGCTATCGAAAATGGATTGCCTTCAAAAAAAATTAACAACGCAGATCCCATTTTATTAGCTGTTTTAGACATACAAGCCCATATATATCAAAGCATGGGTGCTATTGAAAAAGCAAACGAAACCTATGAAGTTGCATTTGCTCTCCAAGAGAAATTAACGCTTTTTTATCCCTTACAGGAAACCAAACTGATACAGCATTACCAACATCGAAAACGGGTAGAAAAATACCTGCAACAACTATATCATTTATACCAAAATACTTCGCAACAGTCATATCTCGAAAAAGCATTTATCATGGCTGATAAAAGTAAATCTCCTTTTCTAACCGCTTCTTTATTTTCCAAAAAATTCATGAACACATATCAACACGATACACTAGTTGTTCAAAAGCAAAAATTACAGGAAGAAATTGCACTATTTAGTACACAAATAATTAAAGAAAAACTAAAAGGACCTACTTCTGATATTTTTCAAATACAGCAATGGAATCTTCATTTAGAGCAGCTCAGCAGTACATACAGAAACATTACTCAAACACTTACCAATACCTATAAGCAGCTCCTTCCTCATTCGACTCCCTTATCTATTTCTGATTTGCAGGAACATCTGGCGAATCAGGAGACAACACTTATCTCGTATTTTTTTGGAGAAGAGGATGTATTCCAATTTCAGGTTACACAAGATCATATTTCCATGCACCGACTGGGCAGTGCTACTCAGATCAAAGAAAAAGCAATCTCCTTTATTCGTTTTTTTCATCACGCTAATACAATCACGGATGATATTTCTTCCTATACACATACCGCACATGACACCTATACCATGCTTCATCTACCTCTTAACACTAACAAGATTGTTCTTATTACGGATGGGCTTCTCAATTTTATTCCTTTTGAGGCATTATTGACTACAGACACGAAAAGCATTCAATTTCAGGAGATGCCTTTTCTTATAAAAAAGAGTCATATTCATCATGAAATTTCAGCGGTCAAATATGTCCATGCTACCCGCATACAAAAAGCTAAAGACAAAACAGTTCTAGGTGTGTTTCCTATTTTTGAGGGCACTGCTAGTGCTTTGCCTTATTCCAAGAAAGAACTCAATAGTATTAAACAGTATTTTTCCGGACAATTTCTCACCCGACAACATGCTACTTATAAAAATTTTAAAGCTAACTCCTTAGAACACGATATTCTTCATTTATCAACGCATGCTTCTTCCGGAACATTAGAAGTTCCTGCCAGTATCCGTTTTTCTGATGAAAATGTACTTGTCAATCAATTATATGGTTTGTCATTACAGGCAGAAATAGCCATATTAAGTGCTTGTGAAACCGGTATTGGAAAAATTTCCAAAGGAGAAGGTCCCATCAGTATTGCCAGAGGGTTTCAATATGCGGGTGTCGAAAATATTATCTTTTCTTTATGGAAAGTACATGATAAAACAGCATCGCTTTTTATGGAGAAGTTTTATAATAAACTGTATAATCAATCGCCTGTTTATACAGAGGCATTACACTTCGCTAAAATTGATTATCTTCAGGATCCTGTTATTCTCAATGCTCAAAAATCCCCCTATTATTGGGGAGCTTTTGTCTTCTACGGTACTCCTGTTACTATTGAAGCTTCTGGTTTTACACCTCTTCTAGCAGGAGCCGTAATATTGATACTCCTAATAATAATCGGCATAGTATATTATACATTTTTCCATACAGCCCCCCTTAAAAACAGTTAA
- a CDS encoding SusD/RagB family nutrient-binding outer membrane lipoprotein encodes MRNNIVCTVLILLTIVSCTRDFEEINTNPNQPEAVGADLLLATVISTVANEAATSGWGRGNVVSQLTAKINFTGFDRYEWGAESGLWNTYYGILPEIDLILTSSQREETKNTSYEGIALLLRSYVFSILTDNWGNIPFSEAIRGTENNFTPKYDTQEAIYTALLKDLKKAVALLEEKQPILGGDMLYDGDMDKWVRFGNSLRLRYLLRVSNKKDVAAEIQAIFSSGKYISTNEENAVMNYPGSTQIDSWPISTSRIGSFDEYRLSKTSEQVLKQFEDERLSAWFQPTDNPTDAPSLLVGLPNGLSEDNASNYNGGASNVSRINQAYFFDAPDKVKAAIIQAAEVQFILAEAAQKGWITADAKTLYETGVRLSFEYWEVPQDIDAYLAQTGVAFDDTLEIILTQKWLASFLVGFEGWYDYRRTGFPTFITPGPDNVNDDVVPVRFLYPDSEQTLNKENYDQVVSDIGGNTINIKAWWEQ; translated from the coding sequence ATGAGAAATAATATAGTTTGTACAGTTTTGATACTATTAACGATCGTATCCTGTACTCGTGATTTTGAAGAAATTAATACAAATCCCAATCAACCCGAAGCAGTTGGTGCCGATTTATTATTAGCTACAGTGATATCAACAGTAGCTAACGAAGCAGCAACATCTGGATGGGGAAGAGGAAATGTAGTAAGTCAGTTGACAGCCAAAATTAATTTTACAGGTTTTGATAGGTACGAATGGGGGGCAGAATCTGGATTATGGAATACCTATTATGGGATATTACCGGAAATAGATCTTATTTTGACGTCATCTCAACGAGAAGAAACCAAAAATACCAGTTATGAAGGGATTGCTTTGCTCTTGAGGTCTTATGTGTTTTCTATTCTTACCGATAATTGGGGAAATATTCCGTTTTCAGAAGCAATTCGGGGAACTGAGAATAATTTTACGCCCAAATATGATACACAAGAAGCAATCTATACTGCATTATTAAAGGACTTAAAAAAAGCAGTAGCTTTATTGGAAGAAAAACAACCCATTTTAGGAGGAGATATGCTATATGATGGCGATATGGATAAGTGGGTGAGGTTTGGTAATTCATTGCGATTGCGATATTTGCTAAGAGTCTCTAATAAAAAAGATGTCGCAGCGGAAATACAAGCTATTTTTTCTTCTGGAAAATATATAAGCACGAATGAAGAAAATGCGGTCATGAATTATCCGGGAAGTACTCAGATTGATTCCTGGCCAATCAGTACTTCGAGAATCGGTAGTTTTGATGAATATAGATTGAGTAAGACCAGTGAGCAAGTTTTAAAACAATTTGAAGATGAACGATTATCAGCTTGGTTTCAACCTACAGATAATCCCACGGATGCACCTTCTTTATTGGTAGGTTTGCCTAATGGGTTGAGTGAGGATAATGCTTCTAATTATAATGGAGGAGCCAGTAATGTATCTCGTATAAATCAAGCGTATTTTTTTGATGCTCCTGATAAGGTGAAAGCAGCGATTATACAAGCTGCGGAGGTACAATTTATTTTGGCAGAGGCGGCACAGAAAGGATGGATTACGGCAGATGCAAAAACGCTCTATGAAACCGGAGTAAGATTGTCTTTCGAGTATTGGGAAGTACCTCAGGATATAGATGCTTATTTAGCGCAGACAGGGGTTGCTTTTGATGATACACTGGAAATTATCCTAACTCAGAAATGGCTAGCCTCTTTTTTAGTCGGGTTTGAAGGTTGGTATGATTACAGAAGAACTGGTTTTCCTACTTTTATAACTCCCGGACCCGATAATGTTAATGATGATGTTGTCCCTGTTCGCTTTTTATATCCCGATAGTGAACAAACATTGAATAAAGAGAATTATGATCAAGTAGTTTCTGATATAGGAGGAAATACGATCAATATAAAAGCTTGGTGGGAACAATAA
- a CDS encoding alkaline phosphatase family protein: MKYNLKHILLTGVFLCVGLSGRSQEKSELKIVLITLDGLRWQELYSGADPKLITNKEYVNDTIGLKKEFWRSDEVERRKVLMPFFWNTIEAIGQLHGNRKEGSKVNLTNSMWFSYPGYNEILTGVADDARIHSNNKIDNPNRTVLEFINNSRKYKGKVAAFGSWDVFPFIINEKRSGIPVNAGFEPATTNLTSREKFLNELQEQIPSPWSSVRLDAFTHHYALEYMKKKHPQLTYIAYGETDDFAHDGDYEAYLKAAHNTDEMIKQLWEYTQEDSFYKDQTIFIITTDHGRGTTPINTWRSHGKNIVGAGDVWLVAFGKGVAQLGEVTDEEQLYSNQIASTIAVLLQEVYTIEKAGSPINVLSNK; the protein is encoded by the coding sequence ATGAAATATAATTTGAAACATATACTACTGACAGGAGTTTTTCTATGTGTGGGGCTTTCGGGAAGATCACAGGAGAAAAGTGAGCTAAAGATTGTACTAATTACACTAGACGGACTAAGGTGGCAGGAATTGTATAGCGGAGCAGACCCTAAATTGATTACCAATAAAGAATATGTAAACGATACTATCGGGTTAAAAAAGGAATTTTGGCGATCTGATGAGGTAGAAAGAAGAAAAGTATTGATGCCTTTTTTCTGGAATACAATTGAAGCTATAGGACAGCTGCATGGAAACAGAAAGGAAGGAAGTAAAGTAAACCTGACTAATTCAATGTGGTTTTCATACCCCGGGTATAATGAAATTTTAACTGGGGTAGCAGATGATGCCCGTATTCATAGTAATAATAAAATAGATAATCCAAACAGAACAGTTTTAGAGTTTATCAATAATTCCAGAAAATATAAAGGCAAGGTCGCTGCATTCGGGAGCTGGGACGTATTTCCTTTTATTATTAATGAAAAACGTTCAGGAATCCCTGTAAATGCGGGGTTTGAACCAGCTACAACTAATTTGACAAGCAGAGAAAAGTTTCTCAATGAACTTCAAGAGCAAATTCCCAGTCCTTGGAGTTCTGTACGATTGGATGCATTTACACATCATTATGCCTTGGAGTATATGAAAAAGAAACATCCTCAACTTACTTATATTGCATATGGAGAGACAGATGATTTTGCTCATGATGGGGATTATGAAGCCTATCTGAAAGCCGCTCACAATACAGATGAAATGATCAAACAATTATGGGAGTATACACAGGAAGACTCTTTTTATAAAGATCAGACTATTTTTATTATTACTACAGATCATGGAAGAGGGACTACTCCAATAAACACATGGCGCAGTCATGGTAAAAACATAGTAGGTGCAGGAGATGTCTGGTTAGTAGCTTTTGGAAAAGGAGTCGCACAATTAGGAGAAGTAACAGATGAAGAACAATTATATAGTAATCAGATAGCGAGTACTATTGCTGTCTTATTACAGGAGGTATACACAATAGAAAAAGCAGGGTCTCCTATCAATGTATTAAGTAATAAGTAG
- a CDS encoding PKD domain-containing protein, which yields MKWLFAKIKSSKNKDKNLRDIHLLLFVFFSFFSLLGYTQSPLSDSLRVAPISYDIQGNNVSFMGEMPPLNQMAGAPKAFYTYFWEFGDGHYSFSKNPTHQYNKKGAHTARLWATNNYDNGKPPTSIPKIIDIMKSYDQATIIDSPFNEQEDLMIKRNREPLPDQELVIITSYKNRLDYTSSGKLYLFYNDVRFKNNNFILQDTRTHYGEKIRATDVIASQLPENDSNTFLATTLTSSFISNRIVQDSTKRKNLPLTLEESKKQYRDYQVIEFYDLKPGEERSFFRTLKTTPEMIKDTSAVVTLRSIYVPDINYDDHTVKETEMEIVTSHDPNKMSSNGWLMNYRFARFKRLQFKVRFQNNGEGPANTIRLEVDTPDMFDKSTLQIKGMYPECPICPKEKEVNYSCLDTLIQPDKITFTFKKIYLPGSQQKNVYEIDSTKGFVKYSMRFKKDFHKKKTKSKTAIFFDKNDPIITNYATTRFIPGISIGAKAGYIFNPERTNDKEYFAGVTLSPFKSYRGYFQAELMVSSASFDALRNYATQSTNAIGIEEIVRFQEENTTNAISMYAVPASYRYNLSNFFAVGAGIQLSLDASRKSTITAAGEGYQLELIQNELREIRNPELDVRTSQEISNSFSNLHTGFFIGANLGTVRIGPSLGVRYVHYFDYDNPQIQCYAIWKF from the coding sequence ATGAAATGGTTATTTGCTAAAATTAAATCTTCAAAAAACAAGGATAAAAACCTCCGGGATATTCATTTATTGCTATTTGTTTTCTTTTCATTTTTTTCTCTTTTAGGGTATACTCAATCCCCTCTTTCTGATTCACTTCGGGTAGCTCCTATTTCATACGACATACAAGGAAACAATGTTTCTTTCATGGGAGAAATGCCTCCATTAAATCAAATGGCAGGAGCCCCAAAAGCATTTTATACTTATTTCTGGGAATTTGGAGATGGACATTACAGTTTTTCCAAAAACCCTACTCATCAATACAACAAAAAAGGTGCTCATACAGCACGATTATGGGCTACTAATAATTATGATAATGGGAAACCTCCGACCAGTATTCCCAAAATCATTGACATTATGAAATCATATGATCAGGCTACTATCATAGACTCTCCATTTAATGAACAAGAAGACTTAATGATTAAAAGAAATAGAGAGCCATTACCAGACCAGGAACTAGTTATTATTACTTCTTACAAAAACCGGTTAGACTACACTTCTTCCGGTAAGTTATACTTATTCTATAATGATGTTCGTTTCAAGAATAACAACTTTATACTTCAGGATACGAGAACCCATTATGGAGAAAAAATACGTGCAACGGATGTTATTGCTTCTCAGCTTCCTGAAAATGACAGCAATACCTTTCTGGCGACAACACTAACTTCTTCCTTTATTTCTAACCGTATTGTACAAGACTCTACCAAAAGAAAAAATCTACCACTTACTCTGGAGGAGTCAAAAAAACAATACAGAGATTATCAGGTAATTGAATTTTATGATTTAAAACCCGGAGAAGAACGTTCTTTTTTCAGAACATTAAAAACAACTCCGGAAATGATCAAAGATACGAGCGCTGTGGTTACTTTGCGAAGTATTTATGTTCCGGATATCAATTATGATGATCATACGGTAAAAGAAACTGAAATGGAAATCGTGACCTCTCATGACCCTAACAAAATGTCTTCTAATGGATGGCTGATGAATTATCGTTTTGCCCGGTTTAAAAGATTACAGTTCAAGGTACGTTTTCAGAATAATGGAGAGGGCCCGGCGAACACGATTCGACTAGAGGTAGATACTCCTGATATGTTCGACAAATCAACTTTACAAATTAAAGGAATGTATCCCGAGTGCCCTATTTGTCCAAAAGAGAAAGAGGTCAATTATAGTTGTCTGGACACTCTGATTCAGCCAGATAAAATCACCTTTACTTTTAAAAAAATATACCTACCGGGAAGCCAGCAAAAAAATGTATATGAAATTGATTCTACCAAAGGTTTTGTTAAATATTCCATGCGGTTCAAAAAAGATTTTCACAAGAAAAAGACAAAAAGCAAAACCGCTATTTTCTTTGATAAAAATGATCCAATTATTACCAATTATGCAACCACTCGTTTTATCCCTGGAATTTCTATTGGAGCCAAAGCCGGATATATTTTTAATCCAGAACGAACCAATGACAAAGAGTATTTTGCAGGAGTAACTTTGTCCCCCTTTAAATCCTACAGAGGATATTTTCAGGCAGAACTGATGGTTTCTTCTGCTTCTTTTGATGCTCTTAGAAATTATGCCACCCAATCGACAAATGCAATTGGGATTGAAGAAATTGTTCGTTTTCAGGAAGAAAATACTACGAATGCCATTAGTATGTATGCCGTTCCGGCTTCATACAGATATAACCTTTCTAATTTCTTTGCTGTAGGAGCAGGAATCCAATTGTCACTGGATGCCTCTCGTAAAAGTACGATTACAGCTGCTGGAGAAGGTTATCAATTAGAACTAATACAAAATGAACTCAGAGAAATCCGAAATCCAGAATTAGATGTCAGAACTTCTCAGGAGATCTCTAATTCTTTTTCAAATCTGCACACTGGCTTTTTTATAGGAGCTAACCTGGGCACCGTTCGAATTGGTCCTAGCCTGGGAGTACGCTATGTACATTATTTTGATTATGACAATCCTCAAATACAATGCTATGCTATTTGGAAATTCTAA